ATCACACGGTGTCCGACGAGTGGATCTGCGAGGACTGCGGCGCCAGCTACGCCTGTCTCGACCAGTTCCGGGAGTCCCCGTGCGAGGCGTAGCGGCCGCCGGTCCGCGGTTCCTCGCGGGCGCATCGAACGCCGACCCGAGGCGCGTCCCGACCGCCAGCGGCGCGGTTCGACGACCGACGGGTCCCCGATTTGGTCTCGCAAGCCGTCGATTTGCGGCAACGTATCCGAAACCTCAGTCCCACACCCAGTAACGATGGATCTCCACGTCGACTATCGCGTCTCGGTGAGTCTCGTCGGTACCGTCCTGAAGTACATGACCGTCCCGTTGTTTCTGCCGCTGGCGATCGCGGTCATCTACGGGGAGCCCGTCCTCCCGTTCGTCGTTACGATCCTCGTCGCGCTCGCCGTCGGCCTCGGTTTCGAGGAGCTCCATTCGGAGCCGAAACTCGGGCGGCGCGAGGGCTTTCTCTTCGTCGCGCTGACGTGGCTCGCCGTCCCGCTGATCGGCACGCTCCCCTATCTCGTCGCCGGTCAGGGAACGATCGCCTCGCCCGCGAACGCGCTCTTCGAGTCGATGTCCGGGTTCACGACGACGGGGTCGACCGTCCTCGGTGAGATTTCCGTCGAGCGCCACTCCCGATCGGTACTCATGTGGCGCCAGCTGACCCAGTGGCTCGGCGGAATGGGGATCATCGTCCTGATGGTCGCGATCCTCCCGCAGCTATCGGTCGGGGGCACACAGCTGATGGAGGAGGAAGCGCCCGGCTTCAGCATCGAACAGCTCACGCCGGGCATCCGGGAAACCGCGCGTGCGCTGTGGCGGATCTACATCGGCTTCACCGTCCTGGCCTTCGGCCTCTACTACGCCCTCCACGCGGGCGGACTCGCCCCGAACATGGATCTCTACAACGCCGTCGCCCACGCGCTCACGACGATGCCGACCGGCGGGTTCTCGCCCGAAGCGCGCAGTGTCGAGGCGTTCAGCCCCGCCGTCCAGTGGGCGGTGATGCCGTTCATGCTGATCGCCGGCACCAACTTCGCGCTCTTCTGGCACGCGTTCAACGGTCGCTCGGACCGGCTGTTCGAGAACGCCGAGTTTCGCTCGTACGTCGGGATGGTCGGGCTCGTCGGGGCGATCCTAACCGTTTTTCTGGTGACCGGTCTCGGACTGGCGGAGACCCCCGAGTTCGTCGGCACCATCTCCGGTAACCTCGAGGCGTCGGCCCGCCACGCGCTGTTCCAGTCGCTGGCGTTTATCACCACGACCGGCTACGCCAGCATGGACTTCAACACGTGGAGCGAGCCGACCCAGACCGTCCTCCTGTTCGCGATGTTCCTCGGCGGCTCCGTCGGCTCCGCCGCGGGCTCGATCAAAATCGTCCGCTGGTACGTCATCCAGCGGGTCGTCCGCCGCGAGCTGCTCACCGACGTCCATCCCAACGCGGTGGTCCCGATCCGCGTCTCCGGCGAGGTCATCGACGAGGAGACGATCCACGGGCTGCTCGCCTTCACGCTGCTGTTTCTGATCCTGTTCGCCGTCTCGACGATCCTCATCTACTTCGACACCCATCGGATCGAGGAGAACCTGACCGCGCTCGAGGTGATGAGCGCGACGATCGCGACGCTCGGGAACATCGGCCCGGGCTTTGGCATCGTCGGACCCATGAACAGCTTCCTGCCGTTCTCGGACGCCGCGAAGCTCTACATGGTGTTTCTCATGTGGATCGGCCGGCTCGAGATCCTCACCGTGCTGGTCGTGCTGACGCCGTCGTACTGGTGGGACTGACATCCGCCGAGCAGTCTCATACGTTGACGACGCGGCGACTCGGTCTGGCTACGCCTCGAGTGCGAAATCGCGGACGGGATCGAAAACGAGGTCCGAACGACGGCGATCGCCCGATCGTCAGTTCGCGCGCGGGAAGTTGTCGATCGTGTCCGCGCGGAACGCCTCCTCGTCGAACTCGTAGTCGCCGTCGAGGAACGCCAGGACCTGCCGGGTGTCTTTGACGGCGTTTTTCAGACAGGTCGAGGCGCCCGGCGACGGCGTGATGTTGAAGATGATGTCGTCGCCGACGATCTTCGCCTCGCCCATGTCCAGTGACTTCCGCTTCGTGTCGACGATCTGCGGCCGAACGCCGCCGTACCCCTTCGCGCGCTCGATGTCCTCGAGTTCGACGCTCGGGACGACCTTCTGGACGTGCGGGAGGAACTGTCGCGGGCCGA
This portion of the Haloterrigena gelatinilytica genome encodes:
- a CDS encoding TrkH family potassium uptake protein, coding for MDLHVDYRVSVSLVGTVLKYMTVPLFLPLAIAVIYGEPVLPFVVTILVALAVGLGFEELHSEPKLGRREGFLFVALTWLAVPLIGTLPYLVAGQGTIASPANALFESMSGFTTTGSTVLGEISVERHSRSVLMWRQLTQWLGGMGIIVLMVAILPQLSVGGTQLMEEEAPGFSIEQLTPGIRETARALWRIYIGFTVLAFGLYYALHAGGLAPNMDLYNAVAHALTTMPTGGFSPEARSVEAFSPAVQWAVMPFMLIAGTNFALFWHAFNGRSDRLFENAEFRSYVGMVGLVGAILTVFLVTGLGLAETPEFVGTISGNLEASARHALFQSLAFITTTGYASMDFNTWSEPTQTVLLFAMFLGGSVGSAAGSIKIVRWYVIQRVVRRELLTDVHPNAVVPIRVSGEVIDEETIHGLLAFTLLFLILFAVSTILIYFDTHRIEENLTALEVMSATIATLGNIGPGFGIVGPMNSFLPFSDAAKLYMVFLMWIGRLEILTVLVVLTPSYWWD